The following proteins are encoded in a genomic region of Methylococcales bacterium:
- a CDS encoding thiolase family protein encodes MPNPRLYSSYPQAYMSMGETAENLAQKYQITRESQEVFSLLSQQKAAYAQQHALFDDEIIPIHLENGDSIHRDGCIRGDSTLDELAQLNPVFNAQGSVTAATSSPLTDGAAAVLVCSEDYADKRGLEKLALIKSIAVSGCLPEIMGIAPVSATHKALQRANLTLDDLDIVELNEAFAAQALAVLNELPIAAEKLNLDGGAIALGHPLGATGARITGKAASLLKRKQKRYALATQCIGGGQGIATILEAI; translated from the coding sequence ATGCCCAATCCAAGATTGTATTCAAGCTATCCTCAAGCCTATATGAGCATGGGTGAAACAGCGGAAAATTTAGCCCAAAAATATCAAATAACGCGAGAAAGCCAAGAAGTTTTTTCACTACTGAGTCAACAAAAAGCCGCTTATGCACAACAACACGCCTTATTCGATGATGAAATTATCCCGATTCATTTGGAAAATGGCGATAGCATTCATCGGGATGGGTGTATTCGAGGGGATTCAACCCTAGATGAATTGGCTCAATTAAATCCTGTTTTTAATGCACAAGGCTCTGTAACGGCGGCAACCTCGTCGCCTTTAACCGATGGAGCCGCAGCGGTCTTAGTTTGTAGTGAAGATTATGCAGATAAGCGAGGGTTAGAAAAATTAGCTCTAATTAAATCAATTGCCGTTTCAGGTTGTTTACCCGAAATTATGGGCATTGCCCCCGTTTCAGCAACCCATAAAGCGTTGCAACGGGCTAATTTAACATTAGATGACTTAGACATCGTTGAATTAAATGAAGCCTTTGCAGCCCAAGCCTTAGCGGTGTTAAATGAATTACCTATTGCGGCTGAAAAACTTAATTTGGATGGTGGGGCCATTGCTTTAGGTCATCCACTAGGCGCAACAGGCGCTAGAATCACAGGGAAAGCGGCAAGTTTGTTAAAACGTAAACAAAAACGCTATGCCTTAGCGACTCAATGTATCGGTGGTGGACAAGGTATCGCGACTATTTTGGAGGCCATCTGA
- a CDS encoding alpha/beta hydrolase, whose amino-acid sequence MSKKNYAEDWYDIDTHLYDKTRVVFRSIKKMLSVNMKLYPDGNALEGDIFLFNHFARFETFIPQFLIYQRTGAYSCAIASAEFFKEDNLLSRYLKHVGVFPHDHPNLFPLLAAQIFRGRKVIIFPEGGMIKDRRVLDDQGHYSILSRQNGVRRKHHTGAAVLAQGIETFKATVRRAYYQKNHSELLRWKEALKLDSVEQLLTAALKPTLIVPANITFYPMRASENWLKQAVELFADGLSLRQTEELIIEGNIMLKNTDMDIHLGPPIDAYQDCYPWNRYLLTKAADNFKSLDEIFKLHRTPKNYKQTLLAMYFKQNTLKTRNQYMKAIYSQVTINLSHLAATLIMCCINREFTTIKKIHFYTVLYSAVKYLQTNKTINLHRSLLNPNDYTDLITGKNKHFEQFISTAKNNELIIEHNHYYQFLPKLYVSYSIDTIRLENLIAVYHNEAAPIKAVRAALVNALTTYNTLTKQQLSHWYFDDELRLLAWEKNYYDKSRYRKINQLEQFTEDSSPFLLHPKDSNGRGILLVHGLLASPAEVYGYGEHICQQGYTVLGIRLKGHGTSPHALHDQDRHAWYSSVMRGYQILTGYCDDIIAIGFSTGGGLVAKLAVEPKINLVAIIVIAVPLKFVDKTFMFVPLLHGSNKLLSHISSLKAVKSFVSNTPEHPTVNYQNTPITCLYELRLLIQDVEAILGEITLPCLVIYADNDPVVSIESANEFVKKLGSPHKQLEIIHTQHHGILMDNSENTWRVIDRFLHKLKLEPLKTILP is encoded by the coding sequence ATGTCTAAAAAAAACTATGCTGAAGATTGGTATGATATAGATACCCATCTTTACGATAAAACTCGTGTTGTATTTCGCTCAATCAAAAAAATGCTGAGCGTTAATATGAAGCTGTACCCAGATGGTAACGCACTTGAAGGGGATATTTTCCTCTTTAATCATTTCGCACGTTTTGAAACCTTCATTCCTCAATTTTTAATTTATCAACGGACAGGAGCTTACAGTTGTGCCATTGCCTCCGCTGAGTTTTTTAAAGAGGATAATTTACTTTCACGCTACCTAAAACATGTCGGAGTCTTCCCTCACGATCATCCCAATCTTTTCCCCTTATTAGCCGCACAAATTTTTCGAGGGCGTAAGGTTATTATTTTCCCAGAAGGGGGGATGATTAAAGACCGTCGAGTTTTGGACGACCAAGGTCATTACAGTATTTTATCGCGACAGAATGGTGTTCGACGTAAACATCATACGGGCGCGGCTGTTTTAGCGCAGGGAATAGAAACGTTTAAAGCCACGGTTCGTCGTGCGTACTACCAAAAAAATCACTCCGAATTATTGCGCTGGAAAGAAGCGTTAAAGCTGGATAGCGTTGAACAATTACTAACGGCGGCTTTAAAACCCACCCTTATTGTCCCTGCAAATATTACTTTTTACCCCATGCGAGCCTCTGAAAACTGGCTAAAACAAGCCGTTGAATTATTTGCGGATGGGTTGTCGCTTAGGCAAACGGAAGAGTTAATTATCGAGGGAAATATTATGCTTAAAAATACGGATATGGATATTCATTTAGGCCCCCCTATTGATGCTTATCAAGATTGCTACCCATGGAATCGCTATTTATTAACGAAAGCGGCGGATAATTTTAAATCACTGGATGAAATTTTTAAATTACATCGTACCCCGAAAAATTACAAACAAACCTTGTTAGCGATGTATTTTAAACAAAATACTTTAAAAACGCGCAATCAATACATGAAGGCTATTTATTCACAGGTTACCATTAACTTGAGCCATCTTGCGGCCACCCTAATCATGTGTTGTATTAATAGGGAATTTACAACCATTAAAAAGATTCATTTTTATACCGTACTTTATAGCGCGGTTAAATACCTACAAACGAATAAAACAATTAATTTACACCGTAGTTTATTGAACCCAAATGATTATACGGATTTAATTACGGGAAAAAACAAACATTTTGAACAGTTTATTTCTACAGCTAAAAATAATGAATTAATTATTGAACATAATCATTACTATCAATTTCTACCTAAGCTTTATGTTAGCTACTCTATTGATACTATTCGTTTAGAAAATTTAATTGCGGTCTATCATAACGAAGCCGCCCCGATTAAAGCCGTTCGAGCCGCCTTAGTAAACGCGTTAACCACCTATAATACGCTGACAAAACAGCAACTTTCCCACTGGTATTTTGATGATGAGCTGCGCTTATTAGCTTGGGAGAAAAATTATTATGATAAATCACGTTACCGTAAAATTAATCAATTAGAACAATTTACCGAAGACTCTTCGCCCTTTTTATTACACCCAAAAGACTCGAATGGACGCGGTATTTTATTAGTTCATGGTTTATTAGCCAGTCCCGCTGAGGTCTATGGTTATGGCGAACACATTTGCCAGCAAGGGTATACTGTTTTAGGGATTAGACTCAAAGGGCATGGCACATCGCCCCACGCGCTTCACGATCAGGATCGTCATGCTTGGTATAGCTCGGTCATGCGGGGTTACCAAATTTTAACTGGCTATTGTGATGATATTATCGCTATCGGATTCTCAACAGGCGGTGGATTAGTTGCAAAATTAGCGGTCGAGCCTAAGATAAACTTAGTCGCCATCATTGTTATTGCCGTTCCCTTAAAATTTGTTGATAAAACGTTTATGTTTGTCCCCTTACTTCATGGGAGTAACAAATTGCTAAGCCATATTAGTTCACTAAAGGCGGTCAAATCCTTTGTTAGCAATACGCCAGAACACCCCACCGTAAATTATCAAAATACCCCCATTACCTGTCTTTATGAATTACGCTTATTAATACAGGATGTTGAAGCTATTTTAGGGGAAATTACCTTACCGTGTTTAGTCATTTATGCCGATAATGATCCTGTGGTATCAATTGAGAGTGCCAATGAATTTGTTAAAAAATTGGGAAGTCCCCATAAACAATTAGAAATTATTCATACGCAACATCATGGCATTTTAATGGATAATTCGGAAAACACTTGGCGCGTTATTGATCGTTTTTTACATAAATTAAAATTGGAACCGTTAAAAACTATCCTCCCCTAA
- the lpxA gene encoding acyl-ACP--UDP-N-acetylglucosamine O-acyltransferase gives MQQKIHSTAIIEDNVTLGKNITIEAFAVIKSGVEIGDNCKIGSHAVIQPYVKMGKGNEVHPQVVLGGLPQDISFKAETVSELIIGDNNIFREGFTAHRATVETRATHIGSNNYFMNNSHVAHDCTVGNQTIFANNVAIGGFVDIGDYVFMGGSAMVHQFCRIGSYAIVQGTTGLSKDVIPFMLIAGYPAKHYRLNTLGLRRAGIIGEKYKVLSSAFRLLKNRQSLDDLDETKELIYLKHWLAVKSKRGTHGFI, from the coding sequence ATGCAACAAAAAATTCATTCAACTGCGATTATTGAAGATAATGTAACTTTAGGAAAAAACATTACGATTGAGGCATTTGCCGTCATAAAATCTGGGGTCGAAATTGGAGATAATTGTAAAATTGGGTCACATGCGGTTATTCAACCCTATGTAAAAATGGGAAAGGGAAATGAAGTACATCCACAGGTCGTTCTTGGCGGACTTCCTCAAGATATTAGTTTTAAGGCGGAGACAGTTTCTGAATTAATTATTGGCGATAATAATATTTTTCGTGAAGGGTTCACCGCACATAGAGCAACGGTTGAAACGAGAGCGACCCATATTGGTTCAAATAATTATTTTATGAATAATAGCCATGTTGCTCATGATTGTACGGTGGGTAATCAAACGATTTTTGCCAATAATGTGGCCATTGGCGGTTTTGTCGATATTGGGGATTATGTTTTTATGGGGGGATCGGCGATGGTTCACCAATTTTGTCGTATTGGTTCGTATGCCATTGTTCAAGGGACAACAGGCTTGAGTAAAGATGTGATCCCTTTTATGTTAATTGCAGGTTATCCTGCTAAACATTACCGTTTAAATACATTAGGGTTAAGGCGTGCTGGGATTATAGGGGAAAAGTATAAAGTATTATCTTCCGCTTTTCGCTTGCTTAAAAATAGACAATCGTTAGATGACTTAGACGAAACGAAAGAATTAATCTATTTAAAACATTGGTTAGCCGTTAAATCTAAGCGCGGGACGCATGGTTTTATTTAG
- a CDS encoding SPOR domain-containing protein → MIMGNDTNTEQADKEDDKITNVMPIKETNTSTSDHEEDEVVYELIEEKSDQVENSAVDESSAADENLAADENSWQEQIKQLQETQALMALQLESAFTASDRLARQLKKERHARRASVTSYVALTMGGLALIIGATSAFFAGSLQRDVTELSTTISTLEQHKHPSDPINVASTKYIHARLDDLAIKLNKVFAEQEATEKKAKLSSSVTNLPDKENKNKAVVKPKTITPPILETTVPAKIIKLEDKTVKKNLTTEPIAKPPTIKPQEKKEPIRKPKVQTELIPDVIKNKPEIKPVIKKEWVVALGSYKNSLTASKNANEYRKAGVPVVISKVNTQGQTWHRLLTKPFSSQQEATLYAERVKNQLKIESILVTKQ, encoded by the coding sequence ATGATAATGGGAAATGACACCAATACTGAGCAAGCAGATAAAGAAGACGATAAGATCACTAATGTTATGCCAATTAAAGAAACAAATACATCAACGAGCGATCACGAGGAAGATGAAGTGGTTTATGAATTGATTGAAGAAAAATCAGATCAGGTTGAAAATTCAGCTGTTGATGAAAGTTCGGCGGCTGATGAAAATTTGGCGGCTGATGAAAATTCATGGCAAGAACAAATTAAGCAATTACAAGAAACGCAAGCATTGATGGCATTGCAATTAGAGAGTGCATTTACCGCCTCTGATCGCTTAGCCAGACAATTAAAAAAAGAACGTCATGCTCGACGCGCATCGGTTACGAGTTATGTGGCATTAACAATGGGTGGATTGGCTTTAATTATTGGAGCTACGTCCGCGTTTTTTGCAGGAAGTTTACAACGTGATGTGACTGAATTATCAACAACCATTTCAACGTTGGAACAGCATAAACACCCGAGTGACCCTATCAATGTCGCCAGTACCAAGTATATTCATGCACGTCTTGATGATTTAGCCATCAAACTTAATAAGGTTTTTGCTGAACAAGAGGCTACTGAAAAAAAGGCGAAACTCAGTTCCTCAGTAACTAATTTACCCGATAAGGAAAATAAAAATAAAGCGGTTGTTAAACCAAAAACCATTACCCCTCCCATTTTAGAAACGACCGTTCCTGCTAAAATAATTAAATTAGAGGATAAAACTGTTAAAAAGAATTTAACAACAGAGCCGATAGCAAAACCACCGACCATAAAGCCACAGGAAAAAAAGGAGCCTATCCGTAAGCCGAAGGTTCAAACAGAATTAATTCCTGACGTTATCAAAAATAAACCCGAAATCAAACCTGTCATTAAAAAAGAGTGGGTTGTAGCTTTAGGCTCTTACAAAAATTCATTAACCGCCTCAAAAAATGCAAATGAATACCGAAAAGCTGGGGTTCCTGTTGTTATTTCTAAAGTAAATACGCAAGGGCAAACGTGGCATCGGTTATTAACAAAACCGTTTAGTTCTCAACAAGAAGCAACGCTTTATGCGGAACGGGTTAAAAATCAGCTTAAAATTGAGTCTATTTTAGTCACTAAGCAGTAA